Proteins from a genomic interval of candidate division KSB1 bacterium:
- a CDS encoding Plug domain-containing protein gives MRSIGFGCLVAIFLMACATTSGTNTPRRSSNVITAEELASSRAKEALEAIELLRPQWLRVRGVASPGSAQLLVPSVYVNNQRLPELASLRNYPANNIEEIRYMSAQDATTLYGTGNVGGAIVVKTK, from the coding sequence ATGAGATCGATTGGTTTTGGCTGTCTAGTGGCCATTTTTTTGATGGCTTGCGCTACGACGAGCGGCACCAACACGCCGCGCCGCTCCTCGAATGTGATTACGGCGGAAGAGCTGGCGTCGTCGCGCGCGAAAGAGGCGCTGGAGGCGATCGAATTGCTGCGCCCGCAATGGCTGCGAGTCCGCGGCGTCGCCTCGCCGGGCAGCGCGCAATTGTTGGTGCCCTCGGTTTACGTCAACAACCAGCGCCTGCCGGAGCTGGCAAGCCTCCGCAATTATCCGGCGAATAATATCGAGGAAATCCGGTATATGAGCGCGCAGGATGCAACGACGCTGTACGGCACCGGCAACGTCGGCGGCGCGATTGTCGTCAAAACAAAATAA